Proteins from a genomic interval of Paenibacillus sp. RC334:
- a CDS encoding YicC/YloC family endoribonuclease gives MSLSMTGYGQAILHYEGYKVRLELKSVNHRYCEVMMRIPREWTRYEDGLRRTVQQQIKRGRVDVFIHRERDEEQIPAARLNDTVVQAYLHAAEQLADRYGVKGTLGISDILALPDVLGEPGEVCNGDEEGWGEQLQQALNEALQGLLDMRRREGGHLAQDVESRISRLESLHHEMTVLAPHVVSDYRNRLKHRLTELQDGSFTLDEHKFGMEIALFADRSSIDEELTRLQSHFGQCRGLLLSDEPAGRKLDFLIQEMNREVNTIGSKANHLALVNLVVEMKAELEKIREQAANIE, from the coding sequence ATGTCATTGAGTATGACCGGATACGGTCAAGCCATCCTTCATTATGAAGGCTATAAAGTGCGCTTGGAGCTGAAATCGGTGAATCACCGCTATTGCGAAGTGATGATGAGGATTCCGCGCGAATGGACTCGTTATGAAGATGGCTTGAGAAGAACGGTTCAACAGCAAATCAAGCGCGGCCGTGTCGACGTCTTCATTCACAGGGAACGTGATGAAGAACAGATACCCGCCGCACGGTTGAATGACACTGTAGTGCAGGCTTATTTGCATGCAGCGGAGCAGCTGGCGGATCGGTACGGCGTGAAGGGAACGTTGGGTATAAGCGACATTCTTGCGCTGCCTGACGTTCTGGGTGAGCCTGGTGAGGTTTGCAATGGAGACGAAGAGGGCTGGGGAGAGCAGCTTCAGCAAGCTCTGAATGAAGCATTGCAGGGACTGCTGGACATGAGAAGACGAGAAGGCGGGCATTTGGCGCAGGATGTGGAATCCCGTATTTCGCGTTTGGAGTCCCTGCATCATGAAATGACTGTGCTGGCTCCTCATGTTGTGAGCGACTACCGTAACAGGCTAAAACATAGACTTACTGAGCTTCAGGATGGTTCATTTACGCTTGATGAGCATAAGTTCGGAATGGAGATTGCTTTATTCGCGGATCGCAGCAGTATTGATGAGGAGCTTACCCGGCTTCAAAGTCACTTTGGGCAATGCAGGGGATTGCTGCTGTCGGACGAGCCAGCCGGTCGCAAATTAGATTTTTTAATCCAGGAAATGAACAGGGAAGTCAACACGATCGGCTCCAAGGCCAATCATCTTGCGCTAGTTAATTTAGTCGTCGAGATGAAGGCGGAGCTGGAAAAAATTCGTGAGCAGGCTGCAAACATCGAGTAG
- the rpoZ gene encoding DNA-directed RNA polymerase subunit omega: MLYPSIDEMMKKADSKYSLVVAASRRARQLREGEKTTLKNPKSHKQVGVALEEIYADHLRLESGEDE; this comes from the coding sequence GTGCTGTATCCTTCCATTGATGAAATGATGAAAAAGGCAGATAGTAAGTATTCGTTGGTTGTAGCGGCTTCACGCCGTGCCAGACAGTTGCGCGAGGGTGAGAAGACGACTCTCAAGAATCCTAAATCCCACAAGCAAGTTGGAGTGGCGTTGGAAGAGATCTACGCGGATCATTTGCGTCTTGAAAGTGGCGAAGACGAATAA
- the gmk gene encoding guanylate kinase, translated as MAKGLLFVLSGPSGVGKGTVGNALREKLPELTYSVSATTRTPRMGEQDGVNYFFKSREQFLGMIERDELLEHAEYVGNYYGTPRDFVDQTLAQGKDIFLEIEVQGALKVKEKFPDGIFIFLLPPSLDELKDRIRGRGTETQATIDHRMSVAVDEMNLLRHYDYAVVNDEIDFACKRIESIIIAEHCKVHP; from the coding sequence ATGGCTAAGGGATTATTATTTGTATTATCCGGACCTTCGGGTGTCGGCAAAGGAACAGTAGGCAACGCACTGCGTGAAAAACTGCCGGAATTGACATACTCGGTTTCCGCGACAACCCGCACGCCCCGCATGGGTGAACAGGACGGAGTTAACTATTTTTTTAAGTCGCGTGAACAGTTTTTGGGCATGATTGAACGGGATGAGTTGCTGGAGCATGCAGAGTACGTAGGTAACTATTACGGCACTCCACGTGATTTTGTAGATCAGACGCTTGCGCAGGGAAAAGATATTTTTCTGGAGATTGAGGTTCAGGGAGCGCTCAAAGTGAAGGAGAAATTTCCTGATGGCATTTTCATTTTCTTGCTTCCGCCTTCGCTGGATGAATTGAAGGACCGGATTCGGGGACGGGGCACAGAAACTCAGGCAACCATTGATCACCGCATGTCGGTAGCTGTGGATGAAATGAATCTGTTGCGTCACTATGATTATGCGGTTGTCAATGATGAGATTGATTTCGCTTGTAAACGAATAGAATCCATTATTATCGCCGAACATTGTAAGGTCCATCCATAA
- the dapF gene encoding diaminopimelate epimerase: protein MEFTKMHGLGNDFIVWFGYQELPPDASELAVRLCDRHFGVGADGLVYILPSERADFCMRIINSDGSEAEQCGNAIRCAAKYVYDRKHISRDQITIETLGAGVQQVELTVEGGLVRQVKVDMGEPILEGLKIPTTLDLASVINQSIEAGGSGFRFTAVSMGNPHCVIYVEDAPGFDLEAWGPKLECHPLFPRKTNVEFATVRSRDHIDMRVWERGAGPTLACGTGACATLVASVLNGYSDRRAIVSLKGGDLDIEWNENDNHVYMTGPAEIVYDGRLS from the coding sequence ATGGAATTCACAAAAATGCACGGATTGGGTAATGATTTTATCGTTTGGTTTGGGTATCAGGAATTGCCGCCTGACGCTTCGGAATTGGCTGTTCGGCTGTGTGACCGACATTTTGGTGTCGGCGCTGACGGTCTGGTATATATATTGCCATCTGAAAGAGCGGATTTCTGCATGCGCATCATTAATTCAGACGGCTCGGAGGCTGAGCAATGCGGAAATGCCATCCGTTGTGCAGCCAAATATGTGTATGACCGCAAGCATATCAGTCGTGATCAGATTACGATTGAGACGCTGGGTGCAGGTGTGCAGCAGGTCGAATTGACCGTAGAGGGCGGACTTGTACGTCAAGTGAAGGTGGATATGGGAGAACCGATTCTGGAGGGTTTGAAAATTCCAACAACGCTGGATCTGGCTAGTGTCATCAACCAGTCCATCGAAGCTGGAGGCAGCGGCTTTCGTTTTACAGCTGTATCCATGGGCAATCCGCACTGTGTCATTTATGTTGAGGATGCACCTGGCTTTGATCTGGAAGCCTGGGGGCCGAAGCTGGAATGCCACCCGCTGTTCCCTAGAAAAACAAATGTCGAGTTCGCTACGGTACGAAGCCGGGACCACATTGACATGAGAGTATGGGAGCGGGGAGCCGGGCCTACGTTGGCATGTGGAACCGGAGCCTGTGCTACGCTTGTGGCGTCTGTATTGAACGGATATAGCGACCGCCGCGCGATTGTCAGCCTGAAGGGCGGAGATCTGGATATCGAATGGAACGAGAATGACAATCATGTATATATGACGGGGCCGGCTGAGATTGTGTACGATGGTCGTTTGTCCTGA
- the priA gene encoding primosomal protein N', with product MEMGNLVAKVIVDVPAKDTDRTFDYLIPESMRPWIEPGSRVAVPFGKRTVQAFVISVVPAEEPPKYRMRAIQELLDLVPPLSPDLVELGKWISERYACNQIMALQVMIPTALKGKAERYISIAEQHEFTDHLPAADVLNYGSEADTHRAMRSDMRGEPEWALLTDDGMSDPAERQIVSFIQEKEQVPLQQLSRRFPEEAEIIKSLLRRGVLQESQVIKDKLGKKTMKAVDLAIGIEEASAALEQFSAKAQRQREVLAFLLERSEFLPLPLKEVMTSLSVSAATVKALEDKGYAVLEDVEVFRDPYRGRNFKPTKPLPLTEEQQYVYERIIRQLDTREQGAYLLHGVTGSGKTEIYLQTIQRCIEQNRQAIVLVPEISLTPQMVERFKGRFGDQVAVMHSRLSGGERYDEWRKIREGRVKVAIGARSAVFAPFRELGLIIMDEEHETSYKQEETPKYHARDVAVRRAHQHGAVVILGSATPSLESYYAARSQSNDEFAPLLLEMQTRALGNSLPEVHIMDMREELRAGNRSMFSRALHNGIAERLERKEQTVLLLNRRGHSTFVMCRSCGYVAGCPHCDISLTYHQRSNNLRCHYCGYSEPVPQVCPECGSEHIRYFGTGTQRVEEELAKLFPGIRVVRMDVDTTTEKNAHEKLLKQFRDKKADVLLGTQMVAKGLDFPDVTLVGVITADSALNLPDFRAAEKTFQLLTQVAGRAGRHQLPGEVFVQTYTPEHYSVIHASRHDYGSFVREELKHRRNLHYPPYCRLILVTFSHEQLPVLVRLAENYSATVQGRARQRGWFGNMDRLTSDVLDILGPVASPISRIKNRYRFQCMIKWRGNIDAIGLAQQVADEMAESAQAQKLLVSLDVDPQMLM from the coding sequence ATGGAAATGGGCAATTTAGTTGCCAAAGTTATTGTAGATGTGCCCGCCAAGGATACGGATCGTACTTTCGATTATCTGATTCCTGAGTCAATGCGGCCATGGATTGAGCCGGGTAGCCGGGTTGCAGTGCCATTCGGCAAACGGACGGTGCAGGCATTTGTCATCTCGGTAGTACCGGCCGAGGAGCCGCCGAAATATCGGATGAGGGCGATACAGGAGCTGCTGGATTTGGTACCGCCCCTGTCTCCGGATCTGGTAGAACTGGGTAAATGGATAAGCGAACGCTATGCCTGCAATCAAATTATGGCGCTGCAAGTGATGATTCCTACAGCGTTAAAGGGCAAGGCCGAACGTTATATTTCTATCGCTGAGCAGCATGAATTCACAGATCATCTGCCTGCTGCTGACGTTTTGAATTACGGTTCAGAAGCGGATACACATCGAGCCATGCGGTCGGATATGAGGGGAGAACCCGAATGGGCTCTTCTGACCGACGATGGTATGAGCGACCCGGCTGAACGCCAGATTGTCAGCTTTATTCAGGAGAAGGAGCAAGTCCCGCTTCAGCAGCTAAGCCGCCGTTTCCCCGAAGAAGCAGAGATTATTAAATCGCTGTTGCGCCGGGGGGTGCTTCAGGAGAGTCAGGTTATTAAGGACAAGCTTGGCAAGAAGACCATGAAGGCCGTGGATTTGGCTATCGGCATAGAAGAGGCATCAGCGGCGCTTGAACAGTTTTCCGCCAAAGCGCAGCGTCAGCGGGAGGTACTTGCTTTTTTGCTGGAACGCAGCGAGTTTCTGCCCCTGCCGCTGAAGGAAGTCATGACCTCGCTTAGTGTATCAGCCGCAACGGTCAAGGCGCTGGAGGATAAGGGCTATGCGGTGCTTGAGGATGTAGAGGTGTTCCGCGACCCTTATCGGGGTAGAAACTTCAAGCCTACGAAGCCGTTGCCGCTCACCGAAGAGCAGCAATACGTGTATGAACGGATCATCCGGCAGCTGGATACGCGTGAGCAAGGAGCTTATTTGCTGCATGGAGTTACGGGCAGTGGTAAGACGGAAATTTATCTACAGACGATTCAGCGCTGTATTGAGCAGAATCGTCAGGCGATTGTGCTGGTTCCGGAAATATCGTTGACACCGCAAATGGTAGAGCGTTTTAAAGGTCGCTTTGGCGATCAGGTCGCGGTGATGCACAGCAGACTGTCCGGAGGCGAACGTTACGACGAGTGGCGTAAAATACGCGAAGGCCGTGTGAAGGTGGCGATTGGCGCCCGTTCGGCTGTATTTGCGCCTTTTCGTGAACTTGGCCTTATTATTATGGATGAGGAGCATGAAACCTCCTATAAGCAGGAAGAGACACCCAAATACCACGCGCGTGACGTGGCTGTACGCAGAGCCCATCAGCATGGGGCTGTGGTTATTCTTGGTTCAGCTACGCCGTCTCTGGAAAGCTATTACGCGGCCCGCTCGCAAAGTAATGACGAGTTTGCACCGCTGCTGCTTGAAATGCAGACTCGCGCACTAGGGAACTCATTACCCGAGGTGCATATCATGGATATGCGCGAGGAACTGCGTGCTGGCAACCGCTCCATGTTCAGCCGCGCATTGCATAACGGAATCGCAGAGCGGCTGGAGCGCAAGGAACAGACAGTATTGCTACTGAATCGGCGCGGACATTCTACGTTCGTCATGTGCCGTAGCTGCGGCTATGTGGCGGGTTGCCCGCATTGTGATATTTCGCTCACATATCATCAGCGGTCAAACAATTTACGTTGCCATTACTGCGGTTATTCTGAGCCCGTGCCTCAGGTTTGTCCGGAATGCGGTAGTGAGCATATTCGCTACTTTGGCACAGGTACTCAGCGAGTGGAAGAGGAACTGGCAAAGCTGTTTCCCGGTATACGTGTCGTGCGGATGGACGTCGATACAACGACGGAGAAAAATGCCCATGAAAAGCTGCTCAAGCAATTTCGTGATAAAAAAGCGGATGTACTGCTCGGCACCCAAATGGTTGCCAAAGGGCTGGACTTTCCCGATGTAACGCTGGTAGGTGTCATCACTGCGGATTCGGCGCTTAATTTACCGGATTTTCGGGCTGCGGAAAAGACATTCCAGTTGTTAACACAGGTAGCCGGACGCGCCGGGAGGCATCAATTGCCTGGGGAAGTGTTCGTGCAAACCTATACACCGGAACATTACTCGGTTATTCACGCGAGTCGGCACGACTACGGTTCTTTTGTCAGGGAAGAGTTAAAACACCGCCGTAATCTGCATTATCCACCGTATTGCCGTCTCATTTTGGTGACCTTCTCTCATGAACAGCTCCCTGTACTGGTTCGACTGGCTGAGAACTATTCAGCCACAGTACAAGGGAGAGCGAGGCAAAGGGGCTGGTTCGGCAATATGGATCGGCTTACATCGGATGTGCTTGACATTTTAGGGCCTGTAGCTTCACCGATTTCGAGAATCAAGAATAGATACCGATTTCAATGTATGATAAAATGGCGTGGAAATATAGATGCGATTGGTCTGGCCCAGCAGGTAGCTGATGAAATGGCGGAATCCGCACAGGCCCAAAAGCTGCTGGTCAGTCTGGATGTCGATCCGCAGATGCTTATGTAG
- a CDS encoding extracellular matrix/biofilm regulator RemA translates to MAIKLINIGFGNIVSANRIISIVSPESAPIKRIIQEARDRHMLIDATYGRRTRAVIITDSDHVILSAVQPETVAHRLSTKDDDNDE, encoded by the coding sequence ATGGCAATCAAATTGATCAATATTGGTTTCGGCAATATCGTGTCGGCCAACCGAATTATCTCCATCGTCAGTCCGGAGTCTGCTCCGATCAAGCGGATTATACAAGAAGCTAGGGACCGTCATATGTTGATTGACGCTACCTATGGCCGCCGGACACGAGCTGTTATTATAACGGACAGTGATCATGTGATCTTGTCTGCGGTGCAGCCGGAAACGGTCGCTCATCGACTATCCACTAAAGATGATGACAATGACGAATAA
- the coaBC gene encoding bifunctional phosphopantothenoylcysteine decarboxylase/phosphopantothenate--cysteine ligase CoaBC yields the protein MLKGKVIILGITGGIAAYKGAALCSKLTQKGAEVHVIMTASAKEFITELTLQSLSRNPVYSDTFDEREPSVVSHIHLADKADLVLVAPATANIIGKMAHGLAEDMLSTTLLATTAPIMVAPAMNVHMYTHPAVMQNMETLVSRGVMMIEPGEGLLACGYVGKGRLEEPETIVQTVERFFEQQEQEGKGVTNKPEPRWFGGEAVDSGGQSQGSLLNGNKRLLSGKKVIVTAGGTIERIDPVRYITNDSSGKMGFAIAKVAQELGADVHLIAANTSAEPPVGISIEKVQSADDMYSAVLRQWEESDLVVMAAAVADYRPREAALTKIKKKDSTFTLELVKNIDILESLGRSKKHQFLIGFAAETGNLETYAMDKLERKNCDLLAANDVTADGAGFGVDTNAVQIYDRGGMVERIPVQSKEEVARKLLTIAAGRMGGVLH from the coding sequence ATGTTGAAGGGGAAAGTTATTATTCTTGGTATTACCGGCGGAATTGCCGCTTATAAAGGGGCTGCGCTGTGTAGTAAGCTAACGCAAAAGGGAGCCGAGGTTCATGTCATTATGACGGCATCCGCGAAGGAGTTTATTACCGAGCTTACGCTTCAGTCGCTCTCTCGTAATCCGGTATACAGTGACACGTTTGATGAAAGAGAACCGTCCGTCGTATCCCATATTCATCTGGCGGACAAAGCCGATCTGGTGCTGGTTGCACCTGCAACCGCAAATATCATCGGGAAAATGGCGCATGGGCTTGCTGAAGATATGCTATCCACAACGCTGCTGGCAACGACAGCACCTATTATGGTAGCACCTGCTATGAACGTGCATATGTATACTCATCCCGCAGTAATGCAAAACATGGAGACGCTCGTATCCCGGGGTGTCATGATGATTGAGCCGGGTGAAGGATTGCTGGCTTGTGGTTATGTTGGCAAAGGACGGTTGGAAGAGCCGGAAACCATCGTACAAACGGTAGAACGGTTTTTTGAACAGCAAGAACAGGAAGGTAAGGGCGTCACCAACAAGCCGGAGCCACGTTGGTTTGGCGGAGAAGCTGTGGATTCGGGTGGACAATCGCAAGGTTCGCTGCTGAATGGCAATAAACGGTTGCTGTCAGGCAAAAAAGTGATTGTAACCGCTGGAGGCACGATCGAGAGAATTGATCCGGTACGTTACATTACGAATGACTCTTCCGGTAAAATGGGCTTTGCCATCGCAAAAGTGGCTCAGGAGTTGGGTGCCGATGTACATTTGATTGCTGCAAATACAAGTGCGGAGCCTCCTGTGGGCATTTCGATTGAAAAAGTTCAGTCCGCTGACGACATGTATAGCGCTGTGCTCAGACAGTGGGAAGAGAGCGATTTGGTCGTGATGGCTGCTGCGGTTGCAGACTATCGACCGCGTGAGGCGGCACTGACCAAGATCAAGAAGAAGGATAGTACATTTACACTGGAGTTAGTGAAGAATATCGATATTCTGGAGTCACTCGGACGAAGCAAGAAGCATCAATTTTTAATCGGCTTTGCTGCGGAGACCGGGAACCTGGAGACGTATGCCATGGATAAGCTGGAGCGAAAAAATTGTGATCTTCTGGCGGCTAACGACGTAACTGCTGATGGAGCAGGCTTTGGCGTCGATACGAACGCTGTACAAATTTATGACCGTGGCGGAATGGTAGAACGTATTCCTGTGCAGTCAAAGGAAGAAGTAGCGCGTAAGCTCCTTACGATAGCGGCTGGACGTATGGGTGGGGTGTTGCATTAA
- a CDS encoding bifunctional homocysteine S-methyltransferase/methylenetetrahydrofolate reductase, which translates to MKPDLRTVLDREIIVGDGAMGTFLYQLGFPVNTSYEELNITSPDVISDVHRQYVQAGARLLETNTFSANDYKLARFGLESKVEEINRAGVRIARAAAGPEHYVVGAVGSICGGKRLNISKVELARNYDQQIDALLSEGVDGILCETFYSLDEVRIALRGVRKYSNTPVICQFAVDQVGRTQDGFSVAEAFTVLRNEGADILGFNCHSGPQGIMSVMEQLDGPLSVPLSVYPNAGLADYVDGHYVYGASPEYFGECAASFVELGTRIIGGCCGTTPEHIAAISKALNGLQPPPLAPREILTDAPVIVAEPEQIAREGERGNGRSASEPNIVELVKERHTVIVELDPPRDLDITRFMQGAQALKAAGADALTLADNSLAVTRMSNMALGHLVSLETGMRPLIHIACRDRNLIGTQSHMMGFDALGIDHVLAVTGDPARFGDLPGASSVYDMTSFEIIRMIKQLNDGIAFSGKPLKQKANFVVGAAFNPNVKHLGKAVQRLEKKIASGADYIMTQPVYDRELIIAMAEQTRHLEVPIFIGIMPLASGRNAEYLHNEVPGIQLSDEVRARMSGLEGAEGRAMGVTIAKELLDTAMEHFNGIYLMTPFMFYEMTAELTSYVWQKSGRVQAPLFRL; encoded by the coding sequence ATGAAACCGGATTTGCGTACTGTGCTGGATCGTGAAATTATTGTCGGAGACGGCGCAATGGGAACCTTTTTATATCAGCTTGGATTTCCGGTAAATACGTCTTACGAAGAGCTGAATATCACGTCGCCTGACGTCATATCAGACGTGCATCGTCAATATGTACAAGCGGGAGCACGGTTGCTGGAGACCAATACGTTTTCTGCAAACGATTATAAACTGGCCCGCTTCGGGCTGGAATCCAAGGTGGAAGAAATTAACCGTGCCGGGGTGAGAATTGCCAGAGCAGCGGCTGGCCCAGAGCACTATGTGGTGGGTGCGGTAGGCTCCATATGCGGTGGCAAACGGCTTAATATATCAAAGGTAGAGCTGGCACGTAACTATGATCAGCAGATTGATGCACTTCTCTCCGAAGGGGTGGACGGCATTTTGTGCGAAACGTTCTATTCGCTGGATGAAGTGCGCATTGCCCTTCGTGGTGTGCGTAAATATAGTAATACCCCGGTGATTTGTCAGTTTGCGGTAGATCAGGTAGGGCGTACACAGGATGGATTTTCGGTGGCGGAGGCTTTTACGGTGCTGCGAAATGAAGGGGCGGATATCCTCGGATTTAACTGCCACTCTGGCCCACAGGGGATTATGAGTGTGATGGAGCAGCTGGACGGTCCGCTGTCTGTACCGCTGTCCGTATATCCTAATGCGGGTCTGGCGGATTATGTGGATGGTCACTATGTGTATGGTGCATCGCCTGAATATTTTGGGGAATGCGCTGCTTCCTTCGTAGAGCTGGGTACGAGAATCATCGGTGGCTGCTGCGGCACCACACCAGAGCATATCGCAGCGATTTCAAAAGCTTTGAATGGTTTGCAGCCTCCTCCTCTGGCTCCAAGAGAGATACTGACAGATGCGCCAGTCATTGTGGCTGAGCCGGAACAGATTGCACGTGAAGGGGAACGGGGCAACGGTAGAAGCGCCAGCGAACCCAACATTGTGGAATTGGTCAAGGAACGGCATACGGTGATTGTAGAGCTTGATCCTCCGCGCGATCTGGACATTACACGGTTCATGCAGGGGGCACAGGCACTGAAAGCGGCCGGGGCCGACGCGCTTACGCTGGCAGACAATTCACTTGCGGTTACTCGCATGAGCAACATGGCGCTTGGACATTTGGTGAGCCTTGAAACGGGCATGCGCCCGTTAATTCATATTGCCTGCCGTGATCGTAACCTGATTGGTACCCAGTCCCACATGATGGGCTTTGATGCGCTGGGCATTGATCATGTATTGGCCGTTACAGGAGATCCGGCGCGGTTCGGTGATTTGCCTGGTGCCAGCTCGGTGTATGATATGACTTCTTTTGAAATTATACGTATGATCAAGCAATTGAATGACGGTATCGCTTTTTCCGGCAAGCCACTCAAGCAAAAAGCTAATTTTGTGGTGGGTGCCGCTTTTAATCCCAATGTCAAGCATTTGGGCAAAGCTGTGCAGCGGCTGGAGAAAAAAATTGCTTCCGGTGCGGATTACATTATGACCCAGCCTGTTTACGACCGCGAACTGATTATAGCCATGGCGGAACAGACCCGTCATTTGGAGGTGCCGATTTTTATCGGTATTATGCCGCTGGCCAGCGGGCGCAATGCGGAGTACTTGCACAACGAGGTACCCGGCATCCAGTTGTCGGACGAGGTTCGTGCACGTATGTCTGGTCTGGAGGGGGCGGAAGGCCGCGCGATGGGCGTGACCATTGCCAAGGAGCTGCTAGATACGGCGATGGAGCATTTTAACGGTATCTATTTAATGACTCCATTTATGTTCTATGAAATGACGGCGGAGCTGACTTCTTATGTATGGCAAAAATCCGGCCGTGTGCAGGCCCCCTTGTTTCGACTATAA